The segment AGATGCACCTGCGATTCCCACAGTTTTTCCGGCAATTTCAAAAGTAGTTTGCCCGATATGTGCAAATCCCATTTTCACTTCTTCGATATAAGCGGCGAGTAAAGCCATTGCCGTAAGAGCAGCAGAACCGATTGCAAAACCTTTTCCGGTAGCAGCCGTAGTGTTTCCGAGTGCATCCAATGCGTCTGTGCGTTTGCGAACTTCTTCACCAAGTTTGCTCATCTCAGCATTACCGCCGGCATTATCGGCAATAGGACCGTAAGCATCTGTAGCAAGGGTGATTCCGAGAGTAGAAAGCATTCCGACGGCTGCGAGACCGATTCCATATAAACCTGTGGCAACATTTGAAAATCCACCAGAAAAACCAAATGCAAATAAAATTCCGAGAGATACGATCACAACCGGATAACCCACAGATTGCATCCCGACTGCGAGACCGTCAATTATCACTGTAGCGGGACCTGTCAGACTGTGTTGGACGATGCCCTTGGTAGGCTTGTAGTGTGAAGAAGTATAATATTCAGTTGATTTTCCAATTAATATTCCGGCTAGAAGTCCGGCAACCATAGAACCCCAAACACCCCAGGTATTCACAAGGTCGGAACCATTTAGCATCAGGTTGATTAAGTAAGCTGAGGCAATCAGAATAAGTAAAGCAGAAAAATTCACTCCTCTACCAAGTGCTTTAAGCAAATCTTTTTGGGTGGCATCCTCTTTTGTTTTAACGAGAAAGATGCCGATTATTGAAAGTAAAATTCCTACACCAGCGATGAGAATTGGAAGAATGACAGCGTTCAGTTGGATACTTGTTCCGCTAAAAGCAGAAGCACCAAGTGCGGCTGTAGCAAGAATAGATCCACAATAGGATTCATACAAATCAGCACCCATGCCGGCTACATCGCCAACATTATCACCAACATTATCTGCGATAGTGCCGGGATTTCGTGGATCATCTTCCGGAATACCTGCTTCAATTTTTCCTACGAGATCAGCACCAACATCGGCTGCTTTGGTGAATATTCCACCACCTACACGGGCGAAAAGAGCCATCGAAGAAGCACCCATTCCAAATGTGAGCATTATCGTAGTAATATTTGAAAGATTGGGAATTTTCACAAGGTATTTTAGCACAATAAACCAAATAGAAATATCAAGCAAACCAAGTCCCACAACTACTAAACCCATCACAGCACCGCTTCGAAAAGCGATCTGTAAGGCTCTGTTCAAAGAATGTCTGGCTCCCTGAGTGGTTCGATTGCTCGCTGTAGTAGCAGTCATCATGCCGAGAAATCCGGCCAGACCGCTAAAAAAACCACCTGTTAAGAAAGCAAAAGGTGTCCATTTGCTTTGAACATGAAGTACAAAAGCCAAGATGAAAAAAAATATAAAAGCGAAAAAGAAAAAAATCGCCACAATTTTGTATTGCCTTTTGAGATATGTTAACGCACCTTTTTTTACATGGGCAGCAATCTCTTTCATGGTGTTATTGCCTTCATCCTGCTTTTTCATATTAATGAAAAAGAGATAAGCAAAGACCAAAGCTATTGCAGATGCAATTGGTGCAATGATAAATAGCATATTAGCCAAATCCATTTTATTTCCTCCGAAATAATAATATTAGTGCTAAATCTTAACAGGTGTTTTTGTGTCAAGATTGATGAAAAAAGTTTGCCTGATTAATATTGTGCGAGAGTGTAAATCCTGATAGTGTTTGGAGATTATGATTTCTCTGTAGTTTACAATGCTCATCAGTATTCGAGCTGACACGATTAAATAAAAAGATAAAAGATTCCATAATACAGGTGAGGTAAATAAGGAGCTCTTTGATTTTCGAGGACTTAAAACGATAAATGAATGAAAAAATAATTTAGTTTTCCACTTTTAACTAAAAAAGCCCTACACAGTAAAAACGTATCGGGCTAAACTTTTAATTATCTGATAAGCAAACACTTCTTAATCTGTTTTACTGAACCATTAACATTGAATTTATAGAAGTAAACACCAGCCCCAACTCGTCTGCTGTGCTGATCTGTGCCATCCCAAATAACATGATGAAGTCCCTTGCCAAACTCATCCAGCACCAGATTCTTAACCTTATTACCCAAAATATTGTAAACAGATATATCTATTATGCTCGGAGTAGGAAGAGAAAAACTAATTTCATTAATCGAATTAAATGGATTGGGATTGTTTTCAAAGCTAATAACAGCATTACAGACAATTTGCTTGTTTTTTAGATCTCTTAAGTTGGAATATACATTAATATCATCAAATGCAAAACCATCATTGGGTATTTTTTCATTGTCATACTGTTGAAATTTTATTACAAAGTCATTGGTGTATCGCATACGTAATTCTCTCACTATTTCATCAAGTGGAATAATCACGCTTTCCCATCTATTGTTATTATCCCTTAAGGTATAGATCTTTTCAAAACGTTCACCGCCATTGTCAGATATATATACTCCATCCTCAAAATGGACATCATCGTTAAACTCTTTCCACCAAAATGAAATTTCAATCTCTTCTTGATTTTCAAGATTTAAATGCAACCATGCTTCATTTAATGAATGAACTTCAGGATTATTAGCATCCATGATAAGATGCTTCACATCGGAATGAGGTCTATGATCACTAGTTACTAAAATATTTCCATATTCATTACTGTTAAACATCTCCCAGTTATTGTCGATACCGTTTTCAAAAGACATTTCATAAGGAAGTCCTGAATATTCCTTTATCTTATAATATTCATTCATAGATTGAAGGTAATTTGGACTGTTGGAAGTGATAATATAATCGTCATATAATATTCCTGCAAATGTGTAAGGTGAAATTCCTCTACCGAGTATGTTCTTATCTTCATCCAAAACCACAATGGTGGCTTCAACCGCGTTTCCAGAGGAATCCATTGATTTAAAGGTATTGCCACCTTTACATATCGTAACCAGTTTCTCTGCCTGACACGACCAAATCTCCATACTCGGATCGCCAAATAAAATATGTGCAATAATATAATTTTTGAGGATGCTAATATTTTGTGCATGGTGATAAATAAATTGAAGAGAGTTAATAGTATTTAAACCAATTTTAGATATATTATTCAAAAATATAAAATCCATGAAGTATTCAGCGGCAAAACGACCAATAAAAGGGAATTCATAGTGAGCTGAACCATAATAAGCTACAGCTCCATTATTATCTGTCAGGAAACATGCTCCGATGCAATCCTGTGGATCATTATTAGAATTCACAAATTTAGTGCTCGCACAAGATGAATTCCACAATACATAGGGATTGGAATTTGTTAGATAATCAGGAAGGTATTCGTAATAATAACCAGTTGTATCATTCCAGTGTCCATTTACCGACCATTCATACACATTGGTTATTTCTTGACTATTCGGATAATCAGCAAGTCCACCAATTGCATTCCAATTACTATTGATATTATGTGCCGTAATAGTTCTATCACCGCCGTGAGTTACATTAAACAAAAAATTATGATCATCAGAATTCATTGCATTACCCAATAGCACACCGGCAGGGGAAAACGCTGAAGCCAGATCTTCCTCATAAGTAAAATCTATATCAGTATCTATATGCTGGGCAATTGAATCAATTATATCATTACCGCGGGTATTACCCGGCATTCTATGAATATTGTTGGCGATTAAATGATATTTATTAGAATAATTTCCTACCTGACGATAGGATATGTATTTATCGATAAAATTCTGCACTTCTTGCCCTGTATTAGCGGGAATTCTACCAACATATAAATCAGCCTCAAAATTTATTTCATCATCAGATATCCAGTCAGATAGCACATTACAGAAATAATAATCTGTAGGAAATGAACTATAGTCTGTCCTCATACCGGTATCAATTATTTTTGGCATTACCACAGACGCATCTCCACCAATAAGAACATATTTAAGGAATGGATTAAGCATTTTTTGTGTTTTCAAGTAATCCCTTATTTCTTCCGGTGTATTTCCAACAAGAGAAATTGTTACTACTTTAGTTTTTATTCCTTCTGCATTCTTTATTTTTGCAAATTCCAAAAAATCCTGTTCCAAATCATCATTTGTAATAATTATCATAGTATAAGGGAGCAAAATCGGAATTCCAGGCTGAGGACCTCTGGAAATACTTTCAGTACAATCTTCTTTTTTTATCGTAGGCTTGAATCTTTCAGTATGCTCAATAAACTGCTCAATTTCTTCAGGACTATCAAATATCTTGCTCAATTCTTCTCGTAATCCATTCTCTAAATCATTCTTTGGTGTAGCAAATAAACAGGTAAAGTTTATGATTGAGAATAAAATTATTGTTGATATTATTCGTATAATATTTTTACTTTTCATGATATAATTTCCTTTCCCCGATTAATTCGGGATTTTAACGAAGTAAAAGCATTTTTTTTGTATCCACACATTTGCCGGCATCTATCATTCTGTATAAATAAATCCCGGGGCTTACATTTTGTTCCAGCTTATTTGTTCCATACCAGGTAACACTGGCTTTACCTTGTTCATTGTTAAGGTGCATGATTTTTACCTTTTGCCCTTTTATGTTGTAGATTTCGATTTTTGCATCGCTCGAACTATTTTTAAGATTATATGATATTTTGGTATGATTATAATATGGATTAGGAGAATTATTAATAATTTGGGTAGAAGACATTATTTGTGATGCAGGGTCTACTGGGTTTGATGGTGTGTAAATAATCGAATGTGCCGCATAATTGTCCATAAAATCCACATTAAAAGAACCATAAATATCATCCCAACCAATAAGAAAATCATTAAATGTATAACAATAGCGTCCTTCTATTTGGTAACTTACCATTATATTCCATATCTCATCATATCCGAAACATATTTCATCATCATTCCAGTTTGGATTTCCAGTTTCCACATTATCGTAAATATCCCAGAGAGTAGCACAAACTGCTCCTTCGCAAGCATTGCCCGTTGGTTGATATCCATTATTATCACAGGGTTCTTCTGCGTCGAAAGTTGAGGTTCCCCAAGTTGCAACATTTATCATTTCCCAATCCTCTCCCTGATCACGAATATCATCTGTTGCAGATCTTATTAAGCACGAGAAGAAATGAGCAAAACCCTCATACCAGGCTAATTTATCATTACACGTTTGACTGAATCCCTGGTTTGGGTCCGGACTTGATGAATATTCTGCAAAATTCCAATGATATGCATGACCCAATTCATGCAGGACAACAGAATTGTCCCATTGATCATAATTTTGATCATCGCCAACATCATATCCACAAATAAAGATGATATCCCAAGGTTCATCATTTACTAATAACCCATTAGCTGAATACTAGGAAGTATTGTTAGGATAACCAGGAAATGGATAATCATGTCCAATATGTGAATAAATGCATAAACTATCCCTTGGTTGGTTAGAAAGGGAACCTGTAGAGAAATTTTCTGCTCTTATCTCCTGCTCAAATACATTTAATGCTCCACACATGTCCGGATTACCAATATAAAAATTCCAACCATTAACGACTGTTGGATGCTGAGTCCAATACATATTTATATCTTCAGAATCAGAATTATAGAATTCAATATGAGGCCCGTAAAATCCTCTAT is part of the Candidatus Cloacimonadota bacterium genome and harbors:
- a CDS encoding sodium-translocating pyrophosphatase is translated as MANMLFIIAPIASAIALVFAYLFFINMKKQDEGNNTMKEIAAHVKKGALTYLKRQYKIVAIFFFFAFIFFFILAFVLHVQSKWTPFAFLTGGFFSGLAGFLGMMTATTASNRTTQGARHSLNRALQIAFRSGAVMGLVVVGLGLLDISIWFIVLKYLVKIPNLSNITTIMLTFGMGASSMALFARVGGGIFTKAADVGADLVGKIEAGIPEDDPRNPGTIADNVGDNVGDVAGMGADLYESYCGSILATAALGASAFSGTSIQLNAVILPILIAGVGILLSIIGIFLVKTKEDATQKDLLKALGRGVNFSALLILIASAYLINLMLNGSDLVNTWGVWGSMVAGLLAGILIGKSTEYYTSSHYKPTKGIVQHSLTGPATVIIDGLAVGMQSVGYPVVIVSLGILFAFGFSGGFSNVATGLYGIGLAAVGMLSTLGITLATDAYGPIADNAGGNAEMSKLGEEVRKRTDALDALGNTTAATGKGFAIGSAALTAMALLAAYIEEVKMGFAHIGQTTFEIAGKTVGIAGASIAQFMDYYDVTLMNPKVLIGIFSGAMLAFVFCALTMKAVGRTAAKMVNEIRRQFKEIKGLLDGNAKPDYESAILISTKGAQHEMILPSLLAIIVPIFVGLILGVSGVMGLLVGGLTSGFALAIMLNNAGGAWDNAKKYVEEGHLGGKGSDQHNALIVGDTVGDPCKDTSGPSLNILIKLMSMVSIVVAGLTVAYSPAIQKFLGIF
- a CDS encoding C25 family cysteine peptidase is translated as MKSKNIIRIISTIILFSIINFTCLFATPKNDLENGLREELSKIFDSPEEIEQFIEHTERFKPTIKKEDCTESISRGPQPGIPILLPYTMIIITNDDLEQDFLEFAKIKNAEGIKTKVVTISLVGNTPEEIRDYLKTQKMLNPFLKYVLIGGDASVVMPKIIDTGMRTDYSSFPTDYYFCNVLSDWISDDEINFEADLYVGRIPANTGQEVQNFIDKYISYRQVGNYSNKYHLIANNIHRMPGNTRGNDIIDSIAQHIDTDIDFTYEEDLASAFSPAGVLLGNAMNSDDHNFLFNVTHGGDRTITAHNINSNWNAIGGLADYPNSQEITNVYEWSVNGHWNDTTGYYYEYLPDYLTNSNPYVLWNSSCASTKFVNSNNDPQDCIGACFLTDNNGAVAYYGSAHYEFPFIGRFAAEYFMDFIFLNNISKIGLNTINSLQFIYHHAQNISILKNYIIAHILFGDPSMEIWSCQAEKLVTICKGGNTFKSMDSSGNAVEATIVVLDEDKNILGRGISPYTFAGILYDDYIITSNSPNYLQSMNEYYKIKEYSGLPYEMSFENGIDNNWEMFNSNEYGNILVTSDHRPHSDVKHLIMDANNPEVHSLNEAWLHLNLENQEEIEISFWWKEFNDDVHFEDGVYISDNGGERFEKIYTLRDNNNRWESVIIPLDEIVRELRMRYTNDFVIKFQQYDNEKIPNDGFAFDDINVYSNLRDLKNKQIVCNAVISFENNPNPFNSINEISFSLPTPSIIDISVYNILGNKVKNLVLDEFGKGLHHVIWDGTDQHSRRVGAGVYFYKFNVNGSVKQIKKCLLIR
- a CDS encoding T9SS type A sorting domain-containing protein is translated as MGHAYHWNFAEYSSSPDPNQGFSQTCNDKLAWYEGFAHFFSCLIRSATDDIRDQGEDWEMINVATWGTSTFDAEEPCDNNGYQPTGNACEGAVCATLWDIYDNVETGNPNWNDDEICFGYDEIWNIMVSYQIEGRYCYTFNDFLIGWDDIYGSFNVDFMDNYAAHSIIYTPSNPVDPASQIMSSTQIINNSPNPYYNHTKISYNLKNSSSDAKIEIYNIKGQKVKIMHLNNEQGKASVTWYGTNKLEQNVSPGIYLYRMIDAGKCVDTKKMLLLR